The Acidobacteriota bacterium genomic interval GCTTCTCCAGGACCCGCCGGATCTGCCCCAGCGCTCTCTCCTCGGATTCCAGGACGGACCGGAGGTTTTCTCCCGTCAGGGGGAAGCGGCACTTGGGATTCTCGATCCGGGGCCAGTCGAACTTGGGGAAGTAGCGGGTCTTGTTCCGGTCGAAGGTGTTGGTGAGGGAGAGCGTGTAGCCGAGCCGTCCGTGAAAGGCCTCCGTGAAATGGATCACCTTCAGGTCTTTCTCCTCCGGGCGGCCCTGGGCCCGGTTCTTCCGGGTCTTCCAGTCGAAAGCCACCTTGAGGGCGTTCTCCACCGCCGGGGCTCCGCCTTCCACGAAGAAGAGGTATTTCATGGAGCCGGGCAATGCGAGGCGGGAGAAGGTGTCCACGAAGGCCCCCATCTCCGGGGTGTACAGGTCCGAGTTGGAGGGCTTGTGGAGTGCCGCCTCTCCCATTTCTTCCACCACTTCCGGGCGCGTCATGCGAGGGTGGTTGTAGCCGATGGGCGAGGTGGCGTAGAAGGCCATGAAGTCCAGGAAGTACCGGCCGGTCTGGAACTCGCAGAGCCGGGACCCGCGGCTGCGGGACAGGTCGGCGACGATCTCCACTCCGGAGGCGGGCAGATAGCGGGAAATGATGCCGGCCGTCTCGCCGGCGTCAAAAGTCAGGTCGCCCGTTTCCACCTGGTCCCCTCTCGAGTGTCCTCCAGCACGATCCCTTTCCTGGCCAGGAGGCTGCGGATCTGGTCGGCCCGGGCGTAATCCCGGGTTTGGCGAGCCACCGTCCGTTCCTGGATGAGCCGGGCGACCTCATCGTCCTCCAACTCGAGGGTCTCCAGTTGGAAGGTCTCGAAGATCGCGTTCACCTTGGAGAAGAAGCCCAGGACGGCGTCCCGGTCGGGCCCACCGACCTGGCTCTTTTCCAGGAGCAGGTTGCCCTTCCGGACCAGCTCGAAGATGGCGGCCAGCGCGGCCGACGTATTGAGGTCATCGTCCAGACTGGACTCGAAGTTCCGTTCGGCTTGCAGGGCCGCCTCCATCAGATCCCGGTTTTCTTCCGCTTCGCCCGGAACCTCACGGAGGCGTTGGATGAAGTCGTTGACCCGTTGCAGAGCCGACTGCGCCTGGATCATGCCCTGGAAGCTGAAGTTGAGCTGCTTCCGGTAGTGGACGCTCAGCAACAGGTAGCGGACCGCCAGCGGATCCCAGCCCTGGTCCAACAGATCTCGCAAGGTGTAGAAGTTGCCCCGGGACTTGGACATCTTCTCTCCCTCCACCACCAGGTGGGCGCTGTGGACCCAGTGGCGGACGAAGGGTCTGCCGGTGGCGCCCTCGCTCTGGGCGATCTCGTTCTCGTGGTGCGGAAAGACCAGATCCACTCCGCCGGCGTGCAGATCGAAGGACTCTCCCAGGTACTCCATGCTCATGGCCGAACACTCGATGTGCCAGCCGGGCCGGCCCGGTCCCAGGGCCGTGTCCCAATAGGCCTCTCCCGGTTTCCTCGCCTTCCAGAGGACGAAGTCCCGGGGGTTGTCCTTGCTGTATTCGTCGGCGTCGGTGGCGTCTCCCCGCTCCGCTTCATGCAGGTCGAGACGGGAGAGCCCTCCGTACGCGGGAAGCCCGTCGATACGGTAGTAGGTCGACCCGTCCTGCTCGTAGGTCAGGCCTTTCCGTCGCAGGCGCACGATCAGGTCGACCATCTGCGCGATATGCCGGGTCGCCCGGGGCATGATCTCCGGGCGCTGGAGGCGCAAGGCTTCCATGTCCTCCAGAAAGGCCTGGGTATAGCGCTTGGTGTACTCCTGGATCGGTTCGCCCCGGGCCCCCGCGCCGTTGATGATCTTGTCGTCCACGTCCGTGATGTTCATGACGTGGGTGAGCCCGAAGCCCTTGTAGAGGAGGTAGCGGCGGAGCAGGTCCTGGAAGGTGAAGGTCCTGAAGTTCCCGATGTGAACGAAGTCGTAGACCGTGGGGCCGCAGGCGTAGAGCCGCAGGTCCCGGCCCTCCAGCGGCACGACCTCATCAATGGTCCGGGTCAACGTGTTGTACAGACGTAGTGCCATGGGAAAATTGCAGCGAGATATTAGTCCAAGACCGGGACCGAGGCAACGAGGTCTAGCGTTCGCCCTCCGTTGCCGGAGAGCCGGGTGGTTCCTGGTTCAACGACTCCCCAGGCAGCCGAACCAGGCGCAGGTTTCCCTCCTTGAGCAGCGACCGGGATCCCTCCAGGACCGCCAGATCTCTCCAACCCGACTCCTTGGTGAGCAGATAGTAGTCGGCCTGCGGGTGTTGGGACGAGTAGTGCCGCAGGTGCGCCAGGCTCGGGACCTCTTCCCTTGTCGCCTGGTAGCCGGTGTAGTAGAGCGCCGTGTGATGGAAATAGCGGTAGAGGACCAGGGGGCGGTCCTCGCTGATCATGGGCTGGGACGCCCGGGCCAGACTCCGCGCCGAATGGTAGTTCTCCACCACCGGGCCCAGGAACGAGAAGGCGGCGGCCGCCGCCAGCACCATTCCGCCGACCAGCGAGAGAAAGGCCCGCTCCGGCCGTCCGGCGCGTGACTCGCGGGTTCCCCAGAGGATGGCCGCGGCCAACGGCAACGCCACCCAGAGCCCCGAGGCGGAGTCGTAGAAGGTCCGGCTCATGTAGACGATGGCTGCCGCCATCAGAAGCGCCAGTCCCTGCAAAACCAGCCATTGGATCCGCAATGACCTTGCCGGCGCCGTCTCACCGGCCGGGTCCCGGTCCCACTCCCGGGCCACCAGCAGAGCGAGTGCCGGAACGACCGGCAGGATGTAGCCGGGCAGCTTGCTCTCGCTGAGGGAAAAGAAGACCACGGGCAGCGCCGCCCAGATCCAGAGGAAGACCTGGGAGTGGTCCGGGCCGGCGCCGGTGCGCGAGCGCCAAAGGCGGGCGAAAGAACCGGCGAGAAAGGGCGTCCAGGGGAAAAATCCCACCGCCAGGACCACCAGGTAGTACCAGAACGGCTGCGAATGATGGTGGAGATCCGACATGACCCGCGCCAGATGGTGATTGAGCCAGAAGGTTACGAAGAAGGAGTACCCATTTTCGGCCCAGACGCTCCAGTACCAGGGAACGGACGTCGCCAGGAACGCCGCCGTCCCTGCCAGCAGGTGCCTCCAGTGCCACCCGAGCTTCTCGATCCAGAGGAAATAGACCGTGAAAATGCCGCCGAACAGGATCAGGGCTATGGGTCCCTTGGCCAGCGCGGCCGCTCCCAAGGCGGTTCCGGAGAGCAATGACCAGATGAGGTTCCGGCTGCCGGTGGCCCGATACCCGCAGACCAGGGCCACGGTGAGACAGGCGGTCAATGGCATGTCGGTGCTACCCGCCCGGGCGAAAATGAAGAACAGGGTGGAGGTGGAGAGGATGAGAATGGACAGGACCCCGGCACGGAAGCCTGCCACGTGCCAGGCTAGTCCTCCGGCGGCAAGCGCGCA includes:
- the lat gene encoding L-lysine 6-transaminase; its protein translation is METGDLTFDAGETAGIISRYLPASGVEIVADLSRSRGSRLCEFQTGRYFLDFMAFYATSPIGYNHPRMTRPEVVEEMGEAALHKPSNSDLYTPEMGAFVDTFSRLALPGSMKYLFFVEGGAPAVENALKVAFDWKTRKNRAQGRPEEKDLKVIHFTEAFHGRLGYTLSLTNTFDRNKTRYFPKFDWPRIENPKCRFPLTGENLRSVLESEERALGQIRRVLEKHPFRVACLILEPIQGEGGDNHFRREFHQALRSVCDEFDLLLIYDEVQTGLGGTGRMWAMEHYTEPDLLAFGKKTQVCGIMANSRVDDVPENVFRVPGRINSTWGGSLIDMVRCRIYLEIYEREGVLEHARKMGRVLLEGLRELAEETPSFFSNARGIGPFCAIDLTDTPTRDRFLRSLLRRSLIILPSGERSIRFRPALNMPDEDVLEGLEIFRKAARDY
- a CDS encoding glycosyltransferase family 39 protein yields the protein MGQQRHLIAFVLLACYLTLFFQLGDLPFMGADEPRYARISEEMLLGADFVTPRLEGAPWLEKPPLLFWVQALSFHFFGVSEAAARLPVALLGLLCALAAGGLAWHVAGFRAGVLSILILSTSTLFFIFARAGSTDMPLTACLTVALVCGYRATGSRNLIWSLLSGTALGAAALAKGPIALILFGGIFTVYFLWIEKLGWHWRHLLAGTAAFLATSVPWYWSVWAENGYSFFVTFWLNHHLARVMSDLHHHSQPFWYYLVVLAVGFFPWTPFLAGSFARLWRSRTGAGPDHSQVFLWIWAALPVVFFSLSESKLPGYILPVVPALALLVAREWDRDPAGETAPARSLRIQWLVLQGLALLMAAAIVYMSRTFYDSASGLWVALPLAAAILWGTRESRAGRPERAFLSLVGGMVLAAAAAFSFLGPVVENYHSARSLARASQPMISEDRPLVLYRYFHHTALYYTGYQATREEVPSLAHLRHYSSQHPQADYYLLTKESGWRDLAVLEGSRSLLKEGNLRLVRLPGESLNQEPPGSPATEGER
- the cysS gene encoding cysteine--tRNA ligase, with the translated sequence MALRLYNTLTRTIDEVVPLEGRDLRLYACGPTVYDFVHIGNFRTFTFQDLLRRYLLYKGFGLTHVMNITDVDDKIINGAGARGEPIQEYTKRYTQAFLEDMEALRLQRPEIMPRATRHIAQMVDLIVRLRRKGLTYEQDGSTYYRIDGLPAYGGLSRLDLHEAERGDATDADEYSKDNPRDFVLWKARKPGEAYWDTALGPGRPGWHIECSAMSMEYLGESFDLHAGGVDLVFPHHENEIAQSEGATGRPFVRHWVHSAHLVVEGEKMSKSRGNFYTLRDLLDQGWDPLAVRYLLLSVHYRKQLNFSFQGMIQAQSALQRVNDFIQRLREVPGEAEENRDLMEAALQAERNFESSLDDDLNTSAALAAIFELVRKGNLLLEKSQVGGPDRDAVLGFFSKVNAIFETFQLETLELEDDEVARLIQERTVARQTRDYARADQIRSLLARKGIVLEDTREGTRWKRAT